The genome window ATCAGACGGATTCTGAATCGGGAGACTCTCTAGTTGatgaaactgcaaaaaaatcgCGTTCGGAGCTTAATGCACGCTTCACAACCATTTTGCCGCCAAAATCGGGTTCGGCCATCGGACTAAAAGGACAGGTTTGTGTGACTCCTGGTTTCTAAATGACGTATTCGAAGATGATATATATCCGTACGGGGCAGGGGTATTCTGGTTGAATGTGAAATTGTCTTCAAGTAAATCACACCGTTTTGTATGACATCTTCAAAAAGGGTATTCCGAACAGGGCAGCTAGCGCACATGTGTTCtaggtggatgtgacattgtcttcaagcATATCAACCACTTTCTATAAAGTCTTCAAAGACGGTTTTACAACACAAATCAGGATTGTGTttattctggttggatgtgataTTGCATTAAGTAAATCAAACCGTTTTGAATGACATCCTCAAAAGGGGTATTTCAAACGGGGCAGATGTTTATTGTTCTAGGTGGATGTGACTTTTTCTTCAAGTATATCTAACAACAATCTATAAGGTGTTTAAAGATGGTATTACAATTACACCAACCAGGATAATTggtattctggttggatgtgacaagtCTTGAGCAAACTGTATGACTTTGAAGACGGTATTTCCGTACGGGGTAGGTGTTTTCTTGTTTGGTGTGACTAGTCTTGAAGTAACTTAAACAAATTTGAATATCATCAAGTCGTTATTTCACACAGGGTGTTTCGCTGAAACAGCGCGGTTTATTGACATTTATATATTTGAATTTCGCGTCCGATTCGTTTCGCGCCTTTCTGTTCATTCCGGTTTGGTCATTGGTTGACCAGCTCTCGCGATACGCGCGTGATTTCTTCAGGTTCACTTTGCGCCAAGTTTTATAGCAAGTCGGACGTTCGGGAAAGTTTTTATCATGGATTATTTTGGTGTTGAATATTAGTTACGTGGACTAACAGATGCCAATGTAAGTGTATCTCTATATTGACTAAGCGTTGATTATATTACGGTTTGATTTCAGTGTTGATAGACAATTATTGTTGgtttttattgagagaaaataCCACGACAATAAGTGGCCAAAAAATAGTTCATAAATCATTGGTTCTAGTTAGCAAACAATTTGTGTGTATAAACAAGTTGTATGTTTATCATTATGTATTTCGTTGGTGCTAAATGTTCTTTATCATTTATtacaggtttcaaataaaaccaCTATATTGAAAGGCATCGTTATCAACTTCTGTGTTCGACCCCTGGCCGGGCACACCACAGGGGAGTTGTCTATTTTGGGTGGATGTGACAAGTCTTGAAGTAAACCAAACCGttctgaatgacgtcttcaaTTAGGTTACCCGAAGGTGCCTGGCGTAGGGATTGTGGGGGTGACTCGGAGATTGTCTCCACAGGCATCGTTAAAGAAACACTTCCTGGTAAAAGATTAATTCCATTGAGGTCACTTCAGCTGTAAATACTGGCAACTCTGCACTGCCCAAAAGTACAGAAGAACGGAAGAAATTGCGTCCAgtatattttcgcgaatttctaGAGTAGGTCATGCtcacgaaaatattctgccgcgaaaatcacTTGCTTTCCAGGAAGAAGTCCCGGCATGTCATTGTTGTCATATCTGATGTATTGTATGTGAGCGCTTGGAAGCTGCTCCTCCAAAGGTCTCCTACAAAGTTTTAGTTTTTCACTTGGATACTTTGAGAACTGTGCTCCAGGATTGTTCCTACGGTTTCATGAATATCATGGGATTATTCTGAGATGGTTTGTGTGGTGATAACATTTGCAGTGTTTGTGTTCCTTGTTGGCAACTTTTTGCCCTTTCTAGGGATTCATAAGccctgtacattgtacatacaaCACACTGTGTACATTGGTGCTGTCAAAATGTATTCACCTGGTGAACTTCATGAGCTTAGGAAATGTGATCTCAGCAGGTCAATTTCGCCTAATCTGTTGACTTGCCTGAGTGGATCACACTTGTTAAGAAAGAAGACTAGACGATCAAAGAGAAGTGGAAGAAAGACTCTTGGACTTATTAGTGTTGATCCAATAAACACTCGAGCGTCAGTGAATAAGTTTACTCTGTCGTTACAAAGTGTTCGATTTCTGAAATGTGCCTTAGTCAATGCAGGCTGGTAGACTGACCAGCTTTGTcattgacaatgacattgacattTTGTTGATAACAGAAACATGGCTTACCAATACTGACACGGCTTCAGTTGCTGCCATTAACATTGATGGATATACTTTTAGACATGCTCCACGGCCTGTGAGACGAGGAGGCGGAATAATGTTGGTGTAATGTTCAGGTCATCTCTGCAGTGCACTGTCAAATCCGTGCCGTGGCCGAAAAGTTTTGAATGTCTTCAAGCAAGGATTACTTGGAACACTCGTGTGTATTCGCTTCTCTTGGTTTATAGGCCGGAGAAAGAACCAAGTGCCGACTCAAACCGTGGAATTTTCTTTGAGGAGTTCGATACGTTAATTAGCGTCATATCCTTAAAGACGCCACATGACAAGTTGATTCTCACTGGAGACTTTAACTTTCATCTTGAAAACACTGACCACCCAGACACGTTGAGATTCACTGACATTCTTGcacatcatcatcttctacAGCACGTTGACAAATCAACCCATGACAAGGGCCACTTGTTAGATGCTGTTATTTCAAGGGTCGGTGATGCATCTGTGTCCAACATTCATGTATCAGATGCCAGCATCTCCGATCACTATGCAGTGTCGTTCACGGTCAACATGGCCAAGCCTCCATTGCCTGTTAAAACTATTAGATACCGGAAGGTCAAATCAATTGACATCAAATCTTTTGCTTCTGATGTTTCTGATGGTGTTCAAGGCTTAGATTTGTCTTCTGATCTCGAGTCACTTGTTGATAGCTATGATCGATTGCTTGGTTCCCTTCTAGACAAGCATGCACCTGCCAAGTCGAAACTTGTGCATGTGCGACCCAACATCCCCTGGTTCAACGATAATATCATTCTTGCCAGGAAACTGGAGCGCAAGCTCGAGAGAAAATACCGCCGGAGCAAACTCGTCGTTGATCGCAAGGTATGGAAGAGTCAAGCTCgtaatgttgacaaaatgatcGAAGCTGCCAAGGTGGAACATTTCTCAGCTTGTCTTCTCAATTCATCAACTACAGAGACTTTcaagactgttaaatcacttctgTATGGAAGGGGGACTGTTACTCTGCCTAGTCATGAGTGTTCTTCTGAACTTGCTGAACGGTTCAGTTCATTTTTCAGTGAGAAGGTGCAACTCATCAGCGACAAGTTTCCAGCGTCAGTTTCGAATGAATCATTAGATGAACATTATTCACTGACTTCATACCTTGATGTATTTAAGCCTGTAACTGAACACGGGCTGCTCAAACTCATTAGTGACATGAAACCAATACAGTGTGCATAAGACCCACTCCCAACATCTTTGCTTAGGAAGTGCCTACCAGGAGACATTATGCGCCTGATTTGCAAGAAAGTAAATTCCTAATTGGAAAGTGGCATGGTGCCAAGCTCTTTCAAACGAGCTATTCTTAATCCCTTGATTAAGAAGCCATCCTTAGATGCTCTAACCTGTCCGTCCTTTCAAATGTTTTGGAGAGGGTGGTTTGCAATCAGTTATCAAGCCATATTGCTGAAAACGGTGCTCTTGACAAGTTTCAATATGCTTACAAACTACTTCACAGTGTTGAAACGGCACTCTTGCGAGTACACAATGACataattcatgcacttgatgaaaagaagtgtgTACTCCTTGTATTACTCGATATGAGCgccgcatttgacactgtgGACCATTCCAGATTACTTCAGAGACTTGCTGCTATGGGTGTTACTGGCACAGTACTGGCATGGGTTTCGTCTTATCTTGATAGCAGATCACAAGAGGTCTGCATTGACGGCAAATTGTCAAGGCCTAGTCCTATCGAGTTCGGTGTTCCCCAGGGTTCTATACTGggaccagtactttttactgtcTACACTACCCCAGTTGGTGAAATCATCCGTAAGCATGCcattatgtaccacttatatgctgatgacagtcaaTTGTATGAGGCCTTCACTATAACTGAGATTAGTACCACCTGCTCCAAGATCTCTAATGCTGTCCGCGATTTAAATCTCTGGTTGGTTGACAACTTTCTTAGCTGTAATGGCAATAAGACCGAGATTCTGCTAAGCTGTTCCCGCAGGTTCAGCAGCACTATCAATCTCCCCGCCATCcgtatcattgatgcaaatgtatattcttctgttctgcaagagatttgggtgtgatcttggaccgtgatttcaatttcaaagaacacattaacacctgtgtacgggccaccaattttcacattcgtaacatcgggaaaatcagaaaatatctaactccaaataccaccaggttatgtgtccaggctcttgtaatatctcgcctggatttctgtaattcccttttccttggttttCCTAATTCAACAATTACACCCCTGCAGAAGGTACAAAACTCTGCCGCTcgcctaattaccaagaccaaaAAACGATCTTCCATCtccccagtactcaggtctctacattggcttcctgtgcaacagcgcatcaagtacaaggttctccttcttacttacaagtgtcttcaccaacttgttCCCCAttacctttcagaacttctcaccgttcataccgtttctcgaactctgcgctcttcatcggccgttcttctgtctatcccaaaggccaatgtcatgtcagtcggtggtagagcattttcaattggagcccctcagctgtggaacaaacttccttc of Lineus longissimus chromosome 9, tnLinLong1.2, whole genome shotgun sequence contains these proteins:
- the LOC135493617 gene encoding uncharacterized protein LOC135493617, with the protein product MFRSSLQCTVKSVPWPKSFECLQARITWNTRVYSLLLVYRPEKEPSADSNRGIFFEEFDTLISVISLKTPHDKLILTGDFNFHLENTDHPDTLRFTDILAHHHLLQHVDKSTHDKGHLLDAVISRVGDASVSNIHVSDASISDHYAVSFTVNMAKPPLPVKTIRYRKVKSIDIKSFASDVSDGVQGLDLSSDLESLVDSYDRLLGSLLDKHAPAKSKLVHVRPNIPWFNDNIILARKLERKLERKYRRSKLVVDRKVWKSQARNVDKMIEAAKVEHFSACLLNSSTTETFKTVKSLLYGRGTVTLPSHECSSELAERFSSFFSEKVQLISDKFPASVSNESLDEHYSLTSYLDVFKPVTEHGLLKLISDMKPIQCA